Proteins encoded by one window of Lathyrus oleraceus cultivar Zhongwan6 chromosome 1, CAAS_Psat_ZW6_1.0, whole genome shotgun sequence:
- the LOC127115740 gene encoding uncharacterized protein LOC127115740: MEKHISNCFNIFVVIAVIAAVQYSRVEADKCSEVFQRCDDMDCPAHCNSTYGNRSLGHECDLFNLCTCFFDQDSSSTNICHIGNGTCYTGECDTACCNSRCASLKQAFGTCIPNQFTKYRCVCSYRS; the protein is encoded by the exons ATGGAGAAACACATCTCAAACTGTTTTAATATATTTGTCGTTATAGCTGTCATTGCCGCAG TGCAATATTCAAGAGTTGAAGCAGACAAATGCTCAGAGGTTTTCCAGAGATGTGATGACATGGATTGTCCTGCACATTGTAACTCAACTTATGGCAATCGAAGTTTAGGGCATGAATGTGATCTGTTCAACCTCTGCACTTGTTTTTTCGACCAAGATTCTTCCTCAACCAATATTTGTCACATTGGGAATGGAACATGCTATACTGGTGAATGTGATACAGCTTGTTGCAATTCAAGGTGTGCTAGTTTGAAACAAGCTTTTGGAACTTGTATTCCAAACCAATTCACCAAGTATAGATGTGTTTGTTCCTATAGAAGCTAG